One stretch of Paraburkholderia fungorum DNA includes these proteins:
- a CDS encoding CobW family GTP-binding protein, which yields MIPVTILTGFLGSGKTTLLKRILNEKHGMKIAVIENEFGEENIDNEILVQDTSEQIIQMSNGCICCTIRGDLSRVLGDLASQKVSGLVDFDRVVIETTGLANPGPVAQTFFMDDQIASEYLLDAIITLVDAKHANHQLDEHEVVQRQVGFADRLFITKADLVDEKHVDDLRHRLLHMNPRAAVKTVNFGEADIKEIFDLRGFNLNSKLEIDPDFLVEDEHAHSHAHAHDEHGHTHADHAGHDHENCDHDHGKCDHEGHDHGHHHHAHHDDKIKSFVYRNDRPFDPNKLEDFLGGILQIYGERLLRYKGVLYMKGVDRKVVFQGVHQMMGSDLAAKWQPIEKKTNKMVFIGIELPQDLITDGLDACLA from the coding sequence ATGATCCCAGTCACCATCCTGACCGGCTTTCTCGGCAGCGGCAAAACGACCCTGCTCAAGCGCATCCTGAATGAAAAGCACGGCATGAAGATCGCCGTGATCGAGAACGAGTTCGGCGAAGAGAACATCGACAACGAAATTCTCGTGCAGGACACGAGCGAGCAGATCATCCAGATGAGCAACGGCTGCATCTGCTGCACGATTCGCGGCGACCTGTCGCGCGTGCTCGGCGATCTGGCATCGCAAAAGGTCTCGGGTCTGGTCGATTTCGACCGCGTCGTGATCGAAACGACCGGCCTTGCCAATCCGGGCCCGGTCGCGCAGACCTTCTTCATGGACGACCAGATCGCCAGCGAATACCTGCTCGACGCGATCATCACGCTGGTCGACGCGAAGCATGCGAACCATCAGCTCGACGAGCACGAAGTGGTACAGCGCCAGGTCGGTTTCGCCGATCGCCTGTTCATCACGAAGGCCGATCTGGTCGACGAAAAGCACGTAGACGACCTGCGTCACCGCCTGCTTCACATGAACCCGCGCGCCGCGGTCAAGACCGTCAATTTCGGCGAAGCGGACATCAAGGAAATCTTCGACCTGCGCGGTTTCAACCTGAATTCGAAGCTCGAAATCGATCCGGACTTCCTCGTCGAGGACGAACACGCACACAGCCACGCTCACGCGCATGACGAGCACGGCCATACGCACGCGGATCACGCCGGGCACGATCACGAAAATTGCGATCACGACCACGGCAAGTGCGACCACGAAGGCCACGACCACGGACATCACCATCACGCGCATCACGACGACAAGATCAAGTCGTTCGTGTACCGCAACGACCGCCCGTTCGATCCGAACAAGCTCGAAGACTTCCTCGGCGGCATCCTGCAGATTTACGGTGAACGCCTGCTGCGCTACAAGGGCGTGCTGTATATGAAGGGCGTGGATCGCAAGGTCGTGTTCCAGGGCGTACATCAGATGATGGGCAGCGATCTGGCCGCCAAATGGCAGCCGATCGAGAAAAAGACCAACAAGATGGTGTTTATCGGCATCGAACTGCCGCAAGACCTGATCACCGACGGTCTGGACGCCTGCCTCGCCTGA
- a CDS encoding class I SAM-dependent rRNA methyltransferase — MNTVTLKPSKEKSLLRRHPWVYANAIDRVDGNPAPGATVLVRAHDGRFLARAAYSPHSQIRARVWSFDESEPIDHAFFKRRVQRALAHRQTMVHDTGAVRLIFGEADGLPGLIVDHYVAEDEGQRSQLVCQFMATGVEAWKEAIVAALVGATGCPNVYERSDVSIRQKEGLEQITGVLAGEPPSDKLIASENGVRYHVDVLNGHKTGFYVDQRDNRLLVQQLAQDREVLNCFCYTGGFSLAALKGGAKRVVSVDSSGEALTLAQQNVAANGFDAERATWLDADAFKTLRRLYDEGERFDLIVLDPPKFAPSKEHVDRASRAYKDINLTGLKLLRPGGLLFTYSCSGAIDSELFQKIVSSAAADARVDARILKRLGAGVDHPLLTAFPEGEYLKGLLLQIA; from the coding sequence ATGAATACCGTTACGCTCAAACCGTCGAAAGAAAAGTCGCTGCTGCGCCGCCACCCGTGGGTCTATGCCAACGCGATCGACCGCGTCGACGGCAATCCCGCGCCCGGCGCGACCGTGCTGGTGCGCGCGCACGACGGCCGCTTCCTCGCACGCGCCGCCTACAGCCCGCATTCGCAGATCCGCGCCCGCGTGTGGAGCTTCGACGAAAGCGAGCCGATCGACCACGCGTTCTTCAAGCGCCGCGTGCAGCGCGCGCTCGCACATCGTCAGACGATGGTCCACGACACCGGCGCAGTGCGGCTGATTTTCGGCGAAGCGGACGGCCTGCCCGGCCTGATCGTCGATCACTACGTCGCCGAAGACGAAGGTCAGCGCAGCCAGCTGGTCTGCCAGTTCATGGCGACGGGCGTCGAAGCGTGGAAGGAAGCGATCGTCGCGGCGCTGGTCGGCGCGACCGGTTGCCCGAACGTCTACGAGCGCTCGGACGTGTCGATCCGCCAGAAGGAAGGGCTTGAGCAGATCACCGGCGTGCTGGCGGGCGAACCGCCGTCGGACAAGCTGATCGCTAGCGAAAACGGCGTGCGCTATCACGTCGACGTGCTCAACGGCCATAAGACCGGCTTCTACGTCGATCAGCGCGACAACCGCCTGCTGGTGCAACAACTCGCGCAGGATCGCGAGGTGCTGAACTGCTTCTGCTACACCGGCGGTTTCTCGCTGGCGGCGCTGAAGGGCGGCGCCAAGCGCGTGGTTTCGGTCGATTCATCGGGTGAAGCTCTGACGTTGGCCCAGCAGAACGTCGCGGCCAACGGCTTCGACGCCGAACGCGCCACGTGGCTCGACGCCGACGCGTTCAAGACGCTGCGCCGTCTGTACGACGAAGGCGAGCGTTTCGACCTGATCGTGCTCGATCCGCCGAAATTCGCACCGTCGAAAGAACACGTGGACCGCGCGTCACGTGCTTATAAAGACATCAACCTGACCGGCCTGAAACTGCTGCGCCCGGGCGGCTTGCTGTTCACCTACTCGTGCTCCGGCGCGATCGACTCGGAGTTGTTCCAGAAGATCGTCTCCAGCGCGGCTGCCGACGCCCGCGTCGACGCCCGCATTCTGAAGCGCCTCGGCGCGGGTGTGGATCATCCGCTGTTGACGGCTTTCCCGGAAGGCGAATACCTCAAGGGCCTGCTGTTGCAAATCGCCTGA
- the xerC gene encoding tyrosine recombinase XerC codes for MTDAADPIAAYLSNLEHERRLSAHTLRGYAHELEELRLLAKGRPLESLTAVDIRGAVSRAHAGGLTARSISHRLSAWRAFYRWLAGRIDLPANPVAAVRAPKQAKTLPKALSVDDTARLMDSPRPESAEGLRDDAILELFYSSGLRLAELVGLDARYTDADGYRSAGWLKLDSAEVEVLGKGNRRRLVPVGSKALEALRAWLAVRDQMVKHDPHPLFLSARGNRLSPNVVRDRVKRAALAAGIPANVHPHVLRHSFATHVLQSSGDLRAVQELLGHASITATQVYTGLDFQHLAKVYDQAHPRAKKRD; via the coding sequence GTGACCGACGCCGCCGACCCGATCGCCGCTTATCTGTCGAATCTCGAACATGAGCGGCGGCTGTCGGCGCATACGCTGCGCGGCTACGCGCACGAACTCGAAGAACTCCGGTTGCTGGCCAAAGGCCGGCCGCTGGAAAGCCTCACCGCCGTGGACATTCGCGGCGCCGTATCGCGAGCGCACGCGGGCGGACTGACGGCTCGCTCGATCAGCCACCGGTTGTCGGCGTGGCGCGCGTTTTATCGCTGGCTCGCCGGCCGCATCGATCTGCCGGCCAACCCCGTCGCCGCCGTGCGCGCGCCGAAGCAGGCCAAGACGCTGCCCAAAGCCCTCTCCGTCGACGACACCGCGCGCCTGATGGACAGCCCGCGCCCTGAATCGGCGGAAGGTTTGCGCGATGATGCGATCCTCGAACTGTTCTACTCGTCCGGGCTGCGTCTCGCGGAACTGGTCGGTCTCGACGCGCGGTACACCGACGCCGACGGCTACCGCTCCGCCGGCTGGCTCAAGCTGGATTCCGCCGAAGTCGAAGTGCTCGGCAAGGGCAACCGACGCCGCCTCGTGCCGGTCGGCAGCAAGGCGCTGGAAGCTTTGCGAGCCTGGCTCGCGGTGCGCGACCAGATGGTGAAGCACGATCCGCATCCGCTCTTTCTGTCGGCGCGCGGCAACCGGCTGTCGCCGAATGTCGTGCGAGACCGCGTGAAGCGCGCGGCGCTGGCTGCCGGCATTCCCGCCAACGTGCATCCGCACGTGTTGCGGCATTCGTTCGCCACGCACGTGCTGCAGTCGAGCGGCGATCTGCGCGCCGTTCAGGAGTTGCTCGGCCACGCCAGCATCACCGCGACGCAGGTTTATACCGGGCTCGATTTCCAGCATCTCGCCAAGGTCTACGATCAGGCGCATCCGCGCGCCAAAAAACGCGACTGA
- a CDS encoding DUF484 family protein has translation MNDREVADYLLATPEFFADHAEMLATIRLANPHGKAAVSLQERQMEMLRDKNKHLERRLAELLRYGHENDSIASKFNRWTIRVLGERDPYALPRTIATGLREIFDVPQAALRVWDVAEPYAQADFARHTGEEVRIFASSLTSPYCGANTGFEAAQWLMPAANAASDENASGNGAADQPHVTESIALLALRDPEGKEDAPTFGLLVMGSADARRFHDGMATDFLTQIGALASAALSRLLPR, from the coding sequence ATGAACGATCGCGAAGTCGCCGACTACCTGCTCGCCACCCCCGAATTCTTCGCCGACCACGCGGAAATGCTCGCGACTATCCGGCTTGCGAACCCGCATGGCAAAGCCGCGGTGTCGCTGCAGGAGCGGCAGATGGAAATGCTGCGCGACAAGAACAAGCATCTCGAACGGCGCCTGGCCGAATTGCTGCGCTACGGTCACGAGAACGACAGCATCGCGTCGAAATTCAACCGTTGGACCATTCGCGTGCTGGGCGAGCGCGATCCGTACGCATTGCCGCGCACCATCGCCACCGGCTTGCGCGAAATCTTCGACGTGCCGCAAGCGGCACTGCGCGTGTGGGATGTCGCCGAGCCTTACGCACAGGCCGATTTCGCACGTCATACCGGCGAGGAAGTGCGCATTTTCGCGAGCAGCCTCACGTCGCCGTATTGCGGCGCGAACACGGGCTTCGAAGCCGCGCAATGGCTGATGCCGGCAGCGAACGCAGCGAGCGATGAAAACGCCTCCGGCAACGGCGCAGCCGATCAGCCGCACGTCACCGAATCGATCGCACTGCTTGCGCTGCGCGACCCCGAAGGCAAGGAAGACGCGCCCACGTTCGGCTTGCTGGTGATGGGCTCGGCGGACGCACGCCGCTTCCACGACGGCATGGCCACCGACTTCCTGACGCAGATCGGCGCGCTGGCCAGCGCCGCGCTGAGCCGCCTTTTGCCGCGCTGA
- the dapF gene encoding diaminopimelate epimerase: MKLKFTKMHGAGNDFVVLDGYTQPVNLTPAQVRALADRHFGVGADQLLLVEKPTIEGVDFRYRIFNCDGGEVEHCGNGARCFVKFVRDNGLTDQRTVRVQVQNGTITLTMQENGEVLVDMGAPVFEPERVPFATKGIVGRREGADTLWPLDVNGTTRWISVVSMGNPHAVQIVDDVEAFPVLVEGPVIEKHARFPQRVNAGFMQIVGRSEVKLRVYERGAGETLACGTGACAAVAAGIRRGLLDAPVLVHTHGGKLTITWDSAKENEPLLMAGPAATVFSAEIELAD; this comes from the coding sequence ATGAAATTGAAATTCACCAAAATGCACGGCGCGGGCAACGACTTTGTCGTGCTCGACGGCTACACCCAACCGGTCAACCTGACGCCGGCGCAGGTGCGCGCGCTCGCGGACCGGCATTTCGGCGTCGGCGCCGACCAGCTTCTGCTGGTCGAAAAGCCCACCATTGAAGGCGTCGATTTCAGGTACCGCATCTTCAATTGCGACGGTGGCGAAGTCGAGCATTGCGGCAACGGCGCGCGCTGCTTCGTCAAGTTCGTGCGCGACAACGGCCTCACCGATCAACGCACAGTGCGCGTGCAGGTGCAGAACGGCACCATCACGCTGACCATGCAGGAAAACGGCGAAGTGCTGGTCGACATGGGCGCGCCGGTGTTCGAACCGGAACGCGTGCCGTTCGCCACCAAAGGGATCGTGGGCCGCCGCGAAGGCGCGGACACGCTCTGGCCGCTCGACGTGAACGGCACGACCCGCTGGATTTCAGTGGTGTCGATGGGCAATCCGCACGCGGTGCAGATCGTCGACGACGTCGAGGCATTCCCGGTGCTGGTCGAAGGTCCGGTGATCGAGAAGCATGCGCGCTTTCCGCAGCGGGTGAACGCGGGCTTCATGCAGATCGTCGGCCGTAGCGAGGTCAAGCTGCGCGTCTACGAACGTGGCGCGGGCGAGACGCTGGCCTGCGGCACGGGCGCGTGTGCGGCGGTGGCCGCGGGCATCCGTCGCGGTCTGCTGGATGCGCCGGTGCTGGTGCACACGCACGGCGGCAAGCTCACCATCACGTGGGACAGCGCGAAGGAAAACGAGCCGTTGCTGATGGCCGGCCCCGCCGCGACCGTCTTCTCGGCCGAAATCGAGCTGGCCGACTGA
- a CDS encoding lipid A biosynthesis lauroyl acyltransferase, which translates to MLSRYGVKLAIGLLKLFALLPYGFIARLGDGLGWLLYQIPSRRKRIVHINLKLCFPEWSDERREDVAQKHFRHAIRSYLERSVQWFGSAKKLEKLVQVDSEIDLTDPDMPPTLLLGFHFVGIEAGSIFLNYSLKRQCGSLYQPMSNHELDEVAKAARARFGADMASRADSARIVLRWLRERKPVMLGADMDYGARNSTFVPFFGVPTCTLTAVGRLAKVGHAQVVPFIGEVLPNYKGYRLKVFKPWDNYPTGDDDADARRMNAFLEEQIPLIPEQYYWVHKRFKTRPPGDPSVY; encoded by the coding sequence ATGCTGAGCCGATATGGGGTGAAGCTCGCGATCGGGTTGCTAAAACTTTTCGCGCTGCTGCCGTACGGGTTCATCGCCCGTCTCGGTGACGGCCTCGGCTGGCTGCTCTATCAGATTCCGAGCCGGCGCAAGCGCATCGTTCATATCAATCTGAAGTTGTGCTTCCCGGAATGGAGCGACGAGCGCCGCGAAGACGTCGCGCAGAAGCATTTTCGCCACGCGATCCGCAGCTATCTGGAGCGCAGCGTGCAGTGGTTCGGCTCCGCGAAAAAGCTCGAGAAGCTGGTCCAGGTGGACAGCGAAATCGATCTGACGGACCCGGATATGCCGCCTACGCTGCTGCTCGGCTTTCACTTTGTGGGCATCGAGGCTGGCTCGATCTTTCTGAATTACTCGCTCAAGCGCCAGTGCGGTTCGCTTTATCAGCCGATGTCGAACCATGAACTCGACGAAGTCGCCAAAGCGGCGCGGGCGCGTTTCGGCGCGGATATGGCGAGCCGCGCCGACAGCGCGCGCATCGTGCTGCGCTGGCTGCGCGAACGCAAACCGGTGATGCTCGGCGCGGACATGGATTACGGCGCGCGCAATTCCACCTTCGTGCCCTTTTTCGGTGTGCCGACCTGCACGCTGACCGCCGTGGGACGTCTCGCGAAGGTCGGGCATGCGCAGGTCGTGCCGTTCATCGGCGAGGTGCTGCCGAACTACAAGGGTTATCGGCTGAAGGTGTTCAAGCCGTGGGACAACTATCCGACCGGCGACGACGACGCGGACGCACGTCGAATGAACGCGTTTCTCGAAGAACAGATTCCTTTGATTCCCGAGCAGTATTACTGGGTGCACAAGCGCTTCAAGACCCGGCCGCCAGGCGACCCGAGCGTTTATTGA
- the metK gene encoding methionine adenosyltransferase: protein MANDYLFTSESVSEGHPDKVADQISDAILDAILAQDKYSRVAAETLCNTGLVVLAGEITTTANVDYIQVARNTIKRIGYDNTDYGIDYRGCAVLVAYDKQSPDIAQGVDRAHDNNLDQGAGDQGLMFGYACEETPELMPLPIHLSHRLVERQANLRRDGRLPWLRPDAKSQVTVRYVDGKPHSIDTVVLSTQHSPDIDLNTLREAVIEEVIKPTLPADLIKGDIKFLVNPTGRFVIGGPQGDCGLTGRKIIVDTYGGAAPHGGGAFSGKDPSKVDRSAAYAGRYVAKNIVAAGLASRCLIQVSYAIGVAQPTSVMVNTFGTGRVSDATITRLVQEHFDLRPKGIIQMLDLLRPIYEKSAAYGHFGREEPEFTWEATDKALALAEAAGTEPVAALAE, encoded by the coding sequence GTGGCAAACGACTATCTCTTCACTTCCGAATCCGTCTCCGAAGGCCATCCCGACAAAGTCGCGGACCAGATTTCGGACGCCATTCTCGACGCCATCCTCGCGCAGGACAAATATTCGCGTGTCGCAGCCGAAACGCTGTGCAACACGGGTCTCGTCGTGCTGGCCGGTGAAATCACCACGACCGCGAACGTCGATTACATCCAGGTCGCGCGCAACACGATCAAGCGCATCGGCTACGACAACACCGACTACGGCATCGACTACCGCGGCTGCGCGGTGCTCGTCGCGTACGACAAGCAATCGCCGGACATCGCCCAGGGCGTGGACCGCGCGCACGACAACAACCTCGATCAAGGCGCTGGCGACCAGGGCCTGATGTTCGGCTATGCGTGTGAAGAAACGCCGGAACTGATGCCGTTGCCGATCCACCTGTCGCACCGTCTGGTCGAGCGTCAGGCGAATCTGCGCCGTGACGGCCGTTTGCCGTGGCTGCGCCCGGATGCGAAGTCGCAGGTCACCGTGCGTTACGTCGACGGCAAGCCGCATTCGATCGACACCGTCGTGCTGTCCACGCAGCATTCGCCGGACATCGATCTGAACACGCTGCGCGAAGCTGTGATCGAAGAAGTCATCAAGCCGACGTTGCCGGCTGACCTGATCAAGGGCGACATCAAGTTCCTGGTGAACCCGACCGGCCGTTTCGTGATTGGCGGTCCGCAAGGCGACTGCGGTCTGACGGGCCGCAAGATCATCGTCGATACGTACGGCGGTGCTGCTCCGCACGGCGGCGGCGCGTTCTCGGGCAAGGACCCGTCGAAGGTCGACCGTTCGGCGGCTTACGCCGGCCGTTACGTCGCGAAGAACATCGTGGCCGCTGGTCTGGCTTCGCGCTGCCTGATTCAGGTTTCGTACGCGATCGGCGTGGCTCAGCCGACCTCGGTCATGGTCAACACGTTCGGCACGGGCCGCGTGTCGGATGCGACGATCACGCGTCTGGTGCAGGAGCATTTCGACCTGCGTCCGAAGGGCATCATCCAGATGCTGGACCTGCTGCGTCCGATCTACGAGAAGAGCGCTGCGTATGGCCACTTCGGCCGCGAAGAGCCGGAATTCACGTGGGAAGCCACCGACAAGGCTCTGGCACTCGCCGAAGCCGCCGGCACGGAACCGGTTGCCGCGCTGGCTGAATAA